One window of the Nicotiana tabacum cultivar K326 chromosome 4, ASM71507v2, whole genome shotgun sequence genome contains the following:
- the LOC142180069 gene encoding uncharacterized protein LOC142180069: MVEYEDCILGLKLAIDMNIHELLVIGDSDLLVCQVLGEWATKNTKILPYLNSVQDLIKRFTKIEFKHVPRIQNEFAAALATLSSMIQHPNKNFIDSIQIEIHKQLTYCAHVEEEFDRNPLFHDIKEYLEKGEYPENATQTQKRTLQRLANHFF; encoded by the coding sequence atggtagAATATGAGgattgcatcttgggactcaaattagccatcgacatgaatattcatgAGTTGCtggtgatcggagattcagattTATTGGTATGCCAAGTACTAGGGGAATGGGCTACCAAAAACACTAAAATATTGCCATACCTAAATTCTGTGCAAGatttgatcaagaggttcacaaagatagaattcaaacacgTTCCGAGGATTCAGAACGAGTTCGCAGCTGCATTGGctaccttgtcttccatgatacaacatccaaacaagaatttcatcgattcTATCCAGATTGAGATTCATAAACAACTAACTTATtgcgctcatgttgaagaagagtttgacaGAAATCCATTGTTTCACGATATCAAAGAGTATTTggagaaaggagaatacccagaaaaTGCCACACAAACTCAGAAGCGCACGCTTCAAAGattggccaaccatttctttTAG